CTCCATTCATCTAATTTCATAGAACCTGAGAGAAAATCCACCATATGCAGGAATCCTTTCAGACATCCATTCCTGCCACCTTATCTCTCTTAAACATTTCCAGTGGCAAGAACTTATCCCTATTCCATCGTTGGATAGCTTTAGCCCTTAAGAAGTTCTTGATTACATTGAGCCAAAATCTTGCTTCCCCATAATTTTTATCCATTACTCATTCTTTCTAGAGCCACATAGAACAAGTCTATTCCCTAATCCAGCAATTAGCCATTTATTTGAATAGAGCTGGGTTATGTCCCTATGTTTGTTTCTCTCTAAGGTTAGAGGCTGTCCTCATATGCAGAGTTTCAAGTTCCATGATGATTCTGGACAGCTCCTAGACATTCTCAATGTCCCTCTTCATAATCCCAAAATTGGATAAAACCTGAGACATTAGCTGAGGCAGCTAGGATATAGAAGCTAGCATTTTGAGCTCAGTCTTGAGGGAAATCAACGATTATGGAGAttaggagagagagcattccaagaATGGGGGATGACCTAGTATAAAgatattgggggggaggggagaagagcaAGTTATCCAGTATGGCTGGATATATGTTCTAAAATTCTTCCAGGTCCAAGTGTTGTGGTATACAGGTATACCGATGATATCAAACATGTTTCATAGATCAATGTAATAAAATACTTTGAAGgtattttataaatctctttAAGGCTACATTCATTATCATATTACTAGAGAATCATTTAGTGTGGCCCAAGTAACTGTCTCTTGCTATATCAGGACAAACTAAAACCTGACGCTTCCGTATCTGCTTTTTAATTCCCACAGGAGATGCTGAGCATAAGCCATATATCTGTGGGGATGCAGACTCTGCCTCCACTGTTTTAGATGGGTCTGAAGACTACCTCATTTTAGCTTGTGACGGCTTCTATGATACCGTGAACCCCGATGAGGCAGTGAAGGTCGTGGCTGACCACCTGAAGGAAAATAATGGAGACAGTAGCATGGTTGCCCACAAATTGGTAGCATCAGCTCGTGATGCTGGGTCAAGTGACAATATCACTGTCATTGTGGTGTTCCTGAGGGATATAAACAAAGCTGTAAATGTTAGTGAGGAATCAGACTGGACAGAGAACTCTTTTCAAGGAGGTCAAGAAGATGGCGGGGATGATAAGGAAAATCATGGAGAAAGCAAACGCCCCTGGCCTCAGCACCAGTGCTCGGCACCCGCAGATCTAGGCTATGATGGGCGAGTGGATTCATTCACTGATAGAACTAGCTTGAGCACAGGGTCCCAAATCAATGTGCTTGAAGATGCAGGCTACCTAGATCTCACACAAATAGAAGCAAGCAGACCTCAGAGTGCCAAATTTTGGTCACCCGTTGAAATGTTTGGTCTTACAGTACCAAAGAAAGCCAATCTTGTTAATGATATAataatggagaaagaatcagTCCGGTCTTCAGTGCATGAACAGCGTAATGCTGGAGAATACCCTGCTTATCTTAATTTGGGTTCAACATACAGAATGGAGAGCTTGTCTCCAGTCTTTTCTAGGTTGGAAAATGAACAGGAAAATAACCCCCCGGGAAAGAGAGCTTCTAGTTTCTCTCATTTACGCCACTATTATGCAAAGAGACGGCATGGATTCAGGCTCAAACCAAAGTTTCATACGTTTCTCTTTGCCCACGAGCCTTCCCACAAAGCAGGCACAACTAGCCTGTCTTCACTTACTCGAAGTGGGAATAGAAATAGGAGGTTGGTAAGAAGTTCTCTGACATGGAGACAAAATGCTTACAAAAAGTACAATGAGATTCTAATGGGGATGCTTAGAAACAGTAATTGTATACCATATGCAGACATTCCCTGGAGCAGTAAAATATAACTACTCTTCTTTAAAATAGGTTAGATACCTCTCCCCGCCCCCACATCCCTAATGAAACAGTATCATCAATATAGAAAACGAGATGGGCATTTCAGAAACATGAAGTACATCATTTTATGACTATGAAAAGCTCAGTTCTTGTATGTAAATAATCtctaggaaattttaaaaagtgtttcaaTCTTACAAATACTAGTGATTCTACTCCCTAAATTACACAATGGATCCATGTGTGCACCCACACCTCTTAACACACACACCTCCTTGTATCACTGGTGGAAAATGACTTAGTTGGCTCATTTGATTAGATGCAGTCAGGAAACAGTTTTGATCTGGCCGAAATGTCTGTGgagcaatatatgtgtgtgtgtgtgtatatgtgtgtgtatatgtgtgtgtatgaatgtgtgtgtatatatatatatatatatgtgtgtgtgtgtgtgtatacatttatgtatttacacacacatatatttacatatatatgaagagaACCTAGTTTAGAACTGTCAAATTTAGCACAGATGTTCCCCAGAGTCAGGGTTCATTtctgggttgttgttttttttttcttttttaatatcttcccagggaaagaactctaggaaaatATCCACTCTGTAGGTAGAAGATTAAAAGCCATATGGATTTTAATGGAGCACACAGGAAGTGGGAGTCTAATGTAAAATCTCCCTTTTTCAGACTCAGATTGAAAGACAGGCGTAAAAGCTGAACATGAAAACTCTttggtagtttaaaaaaaaaaaaaaaataagtttcctGTGGGGCTTTTCAGACTCTtttttggtgcttttttttttttttttttttttgagtttttatgaTTACTTTTGTCAACTGATTTTTAATCTGTGACTTTAGTGAACTCCTTTTTCATTGGACTTTCAACTCAGGAGTCAAAAGGAATCCGTTTTGTCAAGATGCTATAAAGGTAAAGAATATGCTAGTACTGAATTGACAGGGAAAGTTAACTGTTACAAATATCATGTTGCCCCAATCAATGTTTTGGTTTATAAACagtaaaaacatttctaaaatgaaagttTTAGAGAATGAAAAAGCATGTATTCCCTATACACctaaagaaactgaagtattAGGAACTTTTTCCCTAGTTGTCAACAGGCTGAAAACAGTTTAAAATGAGCCTGATGCCAAGCATTGAGGAAggagaatgaataaacaaaaaactgGATGGTTATAAATTCAGTGAAATTTTGCTACCACGCAGAGGTAAGGAGTGGAGATTTCTCAGTCTGTTAACATCaatcttgaattaaa
The Sminthopsis crassicaudata isolate SCR6 chromosome 4, ASM4859323v1, whole genome shotgun sequence genome window above contains:
- the PPM1E gene encoding protein phosphatase 1E isoform X2, with the translated sequence MSYTWSNCPSFLAAALARATSDEVLQSDLSMYYIPKETDGSEGTVEIETVKLARSVFSKLHEICCSWVKDFPLHRKPQLYYETSIHAIKNMRRKMEDKHVCIPDFNMLFNLEDQEEQAYFAVFDGHGGVDAAIYASVHLHVNLVRQEMFPHDPAEALCRAFRVTDERFVQKAARESLRCGTTGVVTFIRGNMLHVAWVGDSQVMLVRKGQAVELMKPHKPDREDEKQRIEALGGCVVWFGAWRVNGSLSVSRAIGDAEHKPYICGDADSASTVLDGSEDYLILACDGFYDTVNPDEAVKVVADHLKENNGDSSMVAHKLVASARDAGSSDNITVIVVFLRDINKAVNVSEESDWTENSFQGGQEDGGDDKENHGESKRPWPQHQCSAPADLGYDGRVDSFTDRTSLSTGSQINVLEDAGYLDLTQIEASRPQSAKFWSPVEMFGLTVPKKANLVNDIIMEKESVRSSVHEQRNAGEYPAYLNLGSTYRMESLSPVFSRLENEQENNPPGKRASSFSHLRHYYAKRRHGFRLKPKFHTFLFAHEPSHKAGTTSLSSLTRSGNRNRRLVRSSLTWRQNAYKKYNEILMGMLRNSNCIPYADIPWSSKI
- the PPM1E gene encoding protein phosphatase 1E isoform X3, coding for MYYIPKETDGSEGTVEIETVKLARSVFSKLHEICCSWVKDFPLHRKPQLYYETSIHAIKNMRRKMEDKHVCIPDFNMLFNLEDQEEQAYFAVFDGHGGVDAAIYASVHLHVNLVRQEMFPHDPAEALCRAFRVTDERFVQKAARESLRCGTTGVVTFIRGNMLHVAWVGDSQVMLVRKGQAVELMKPHKPDREDEKQRIEALGGCVVWFGAWRVNGSLSVSRAIGDAEHKPYICGDADSASTVLDGSEDYLILACDGFYDTVNPDEAVKVVADHLKENNGDSSMVAHKLVASARDAGSSDNITVIVVFLRDINKAVNVSEESDWTENSFQGGQEDGGDDKENHGESKRPWPQHQCSAPADLGYDGRVDSFTDRTSLSTGSQINVLEDAGYLDLTQIEASRPQSAKFWSPVEMFGLTVPKKANLVNDIIMEKESVRSSVHEQRNAGEYPAYLNLGSTYRMESLSPVFSRLENEQENNPPGKRASSFSHLRHYYAKRRHGFRLKPKFHTFLFAHEPSHKAGTTSLSSLTRSGNRNRRLVRSSLTWRQNAYKKYNEILMGMLRNSNCIPYADIPWSSKI